The following proteins are encoded in a genomic region of Capra hircus breed San Clemente chromosome 16, ASM170441v1, whole genome shotgun sequence:
- the LOC108637741 gene encoding PRAME family member 8-like, protein MSGQTPPRLVDLAGSHLLRADDLDFPTLESLPTELFPPLFLEAFTGYRTETLKAMVQTWPFVRLPLGALIELPHVGPLQAVLEALDVLLAQKVRSRRCKLRVLDLRNTGQSFWSMWSGASSYGCSGSRMAAVAEPRSTTKQPSTPLKVFIDLCLKKRTLDNFLTYFLRWVEQRKTSVHLCCKKLKIVSMPMDNIVKVLSMVQLDCIQEVQVSCTWNLSTLATFAPLLGEMSNLQGLRLSHVHVSAFKKQEHDHVVQITSQFRRLGHLRDLHLESPSFLEGCLDQMLRCLKSPLDSLSITKCWLRDSDLTHLSQSPDISQLKSLDLSGVSMTDFRPELLQVLLEKVAATLQDLDLDVCGITDSQLEACLPALSRCSQLRSVSLCGNLLSTAGMEKLLRHTAVLPCLRQERYPAPQESYRPRGVLLEARLAQLRAQLLEILRDLGHPRIIWISLSPCPRCEPGDMMKGTQTQRARHLFNANGKRKRGRRAAEGRGGGASLQGAAIDSGRGWDFHVQVLLESDMNLCASTWETHVDELLLRRGW, encoded by the exons ATGAGTGGCCAGACGCCCCCCAGACTCGTTGACCTGGCCGGAAGCCACCTGCTGAGGGCCGATGACTTGGACTTTCCTACTCTAGAGAGTCTGCCCACGGAGCTCTTCCCGCCCCTCTTCCTGGAAGCCTTTACCGGATATCGGACCGAGACCCTCAAAGCCATGGTGCAAACCTGGCCCTTTGTCCGCCTGCCTCTGGGGGCCCTGATTGAACTGCCTCATGTGGGGCCCCTGCAAGCCGTGCTGGAAGCACTTGATGTTCTGCTTGCCCAGAAGGTTCGATCCAG GAGGTGCAAACTGCGGGTGCTAGACTTACGAAACACTGGCCAGAGCTTCTGGAGCATGTGGTCTGGAGCCAGCAGTTATGGGTGCTCAGGCTCACGAATGGCAGCAGTGGCTGAGCCCAGGTCAACGACAAAGCAGCCCTCGACTCCACTGAAGGTCTTTATAGACCTGTGCCTGAAGAAAAGGACCCTGGACAACTTCCTCACCTACTTCCTTAGGTGGGTGGAGCAGAGAAAGACTTCCGTCCACCTATGTTGCAAGAAGCTGAAGATCGTCTCAATGCCGATGGACAATATCGTGAAGGTCCTGAGCATGGTGCAGCTGGACTGTATCCAGGAGGTGCAAGTGAGTTGCACCTGGAATCTGTCCACCCTGGCCACGTTTGCTCCTTTGCTGGGTGAGATGAGTAACTTGCAGGGACTCCGTCTCTCCCACGTCCACGTGTCTGCCTTCAAGAAGCAGGAGCACGATCACGTTGTGCAAATTACCTCCCAGTTCCGGAGGCTGGGCCACCTCCGGGATCTCCATCTGgagtctccttccttccttgaaGGCTGCCTGGACCAGATGCTCAG GTGCCTGAAGTCGCCCTTGGACAGCCTGTCAATAACCAAGTGCTGGCTTAGAGACTCAGACTTGACCCACCTGTCCCAGAGCCCAGACATCAGTCAGCTCAAGAGCCTGGATCTCAGCGGTGTCAGCATGACTGACTTTCGGCCTGAGCTCCTCCAAGTTCTGCTGGAGAAAGTCGCAGCCACCCTCCAGGACCTGGACTTAGATGTGTGTGGGATCACGGACTCCCAGCTggaggcctgcctgcctgccctgagCCGCTGCTCCCAGCTCAGGTCCGTCAGCCTGTGTGGGAACCTCCTGTCCACGGCCGGCATGGAGAAGCTGCTGCGACACACCGCTGTGCTGCCCTGTTTAAGGCAAGAGCGTTATCCTGCCCCTCAGGAGAGTTACAGACCTCGGGGTGTGCTCCTGGAGGCGAGACTCGCCCAGCTTCGGGCTCAGCTGTTGGAGATTCTGAGAGACTTGGGACATCCCAGGATCATCTGGATAAGCCTCAGCCCCTGTCCTCGCTGTG AACCTGGGGACATGATGAAGGGAACACAGACCCAGCGTGCCAGACATCTGTTCAACGCCAATGGGAAAAGGAAACGTGGCAGGAGGGCGGCAGAGGGTCGTGGTGGTGGTGCAAGCTTGCAGGGGGCAGCGATAGACTCTGGGAGGGGATGGGACTTTCATGTACAGGTGCTTTTAGAATCTGATATGAACCTGTGTGCGTCCACGTGGGAGACCCACGTGGACGAGTTGCTCCTGCGGAGAGGGTGGTAA